The following proteins come from a genomic window of Rhodohalobacter sp. 614A:
- a CDS encoding CPBP family intramembrane glutamic endopeptidase — protein MNQPSEDFTFTPTVIHSWAERNGFAHWVIALIWLVVVLILFQIVAGIVFIGLVMVTGGNIDPANAMGSLTQHIDLLFIGNSVGQILFLGLATFVIVRLHTGGESKRAFLRIQWNNQVVQYLLLGALLIIVIQPLIIYLGYLNSLLPIPDAFSDLQVSQYEMIEDFLNTDGIVWFGLLNIALIPAICEEILFRGYVFRAFEKSWGAIVAVCVSGLIFGLFHIQLGNVFPLATLGIILALMTWLSGTIWPAIIAHFINNGAAVLVGSQFPELLFEEVTYETLPPFWVLGLSIFFTVLIIYWMFQKSVQLK, from the coding sequence ATGAATCAACCATCTGAAGATTTTACATTTACTCCCACGGTCATCCATTCATGGGCAGAACGAAATGGTTTTGCTCACTGGGTTATTGCTCTTATCTGGCTCGTTGTGGTTCTGATTCTATTCCAGATTGTGGCGGGAATTGTTTTCATCGGTTTGGTGATGGTAACCGGTGGCAATATTGATCCTGCTAATGCGATGGGGTCTCTGACGCAGCATATCGATCTGCTTTTTATCGGCAATTCAGTCGGGCAGATTCTGTTCTTGGGGTTGGCTACATTTGTCATTGTCCGGCTACATACCGGTGGGGAAAGCAAAAGAGCATTTTTACGAATTCAATGGAATAACCAGGTTGTACAATACCTGTTGCTGGGAGCGTTGCTAATCATTGTTATACAACCGCTTATAATCTATTTGGGATATCTGAATTCATTACTCCCCATTCCGGATGCCTTTAGCGATTTACAGGTTTCTCAGTACGAAATGATTGAGGATTTTCTGAATACGGATGGAATTGTCTGGTTCGGTCTTCTCAACATCGCCTTGATTCCGGCCATTTGCGAAGAGATCCTTTTTCGCGGATATGTTTTTCGCGCCTTCGAAAAAAGTTGGGGTGCCATTGTTGCGGTTTGCGTATCCGGTTTAATCTTCGGTTTGTTTCATATTCAGCTGGGAAATGTATTTCCATTAGCCACTTTGGGAATCATTCTTGCACTGATGACCTGGCTCAGTGGAACGATTTGGCCCGCAATTATTGCTCATTTTATAAACAACGGTGCGGCCGTTTTGGTTGGATCACAATTTCCCGAATTGCTTTTTGAGGAGGTGACCTACGAAACGCTGCCCCCGTTCTGGGTGCTGGGATTAAGCATCTTTTTTACAGTATTAATCATTTACTGGATGTTTCAAAAGTCAGTACAATTAAAATAA
- a CDS encoding DUF2007 domain-containing protein, producing the protein MLRGSEPNKINNWVCVLERGTEYEVELAKNYLSNLKIPSNILSKRDSSYSLNFGEMSMVYLYVPKEFEAKARKALAELDSQEDEFDFDPNEDEED; encoded by the coding sequence ATGTTACGAGGTTCAGAACCTAACAAAATTAATAACTGGGTGTGCGTACTTGAGAGGGGTACGGAGTACGAGGTGGAGCTTGCGAAGAATTATCTCTCTAATCTGAAGATACCATCAAATATTCTGTCAAAAAGAGACTCTTCCTACAGTTTGAATTTTGGCGAGATGTCGATGGTTTACCTGTATGTGCCCAAAGAATTCGAAGCCAAGGCAAGGAAAGCACTTGCAGAGCTCGATAGTCAAGAGGATGAATTTGATTTCGATCCAAATGAGGACGAAGAAGATTGA
- a CDS encoding DUF4199 domain-containing protein: MNEDENNQPLSFSDYLPSVGIVGAIFSLVSFVIGLFFGYQQINAEPTGSFFSPMMLSGTVVCLVSAFAGMIAVWHFTKEVTPYLTLGQGALIGFLTGAVIVIVSVFLNELWIMVFDPEYTTKIMDATIANIEAMEMPEESKQQMIDAMADSMGTSQSFWRQIFWGVPVTGLMNLITALIGVKIFGEKKEETF, encoded by the coding sequence ATGAACGAGGACGAAAATAATCAACCATTATCATTTAGTGACTATTTGCCATCTGTAGGAATTGTCGGGGCCATTTTTAGTCTGGTCAGTTTTGTAATCGGGCTATTTTTTGGATATCAACAGATTAATGCCGAACCAACCGGTTCATTCTTTTCTCCGATGATGCTGAGCGGAACGGTTGTATGCCTGGTATCTGCTTTTGCCGGTATGATTGCCGTCTGGCATTTCACCAAAGAGGTAACCCCATATTTAACGTTAGGCCAGGGTGCGCTCATCGGATTTTTAACAGGGGCTGTTATCGTAATTGTGAGTGTTTTCCTGAATGAACTTTGGATCATGGTTTTTGACCCTGAATACACAACCAAAATAATGGATGCCACCATAGCGAATATTGAAGCCATGGAAATGCCCGAAGAGAGCAAACAGCAAATGATAGACGCAATGGCTGATTCGATGGGTACAAGCCAGTCTTTCTGGCGGCAAATATTCTGGGGCGTTCCCGTTACGGGACTGATGAATTTAATTACCGCCCTCATTGGTGTAAAAATATTTGGCGAGAAGAAAGAAGAGACATTTTAA